In one Streptomyces sp. NBC_01288 genomic region, the following are encoded:
- a CDS encoding ABC transporter permease codes for MAVVRWFKRHFVVIAGLLTLGYLLLPNVIVTVFSFNKPKGRFNYEWQQFSLDAWEKPCGVADMCGSLSISLQIAVWATIGATLLGTMIAFALVRYRFRARGAINSLIFLPMAMPEVVMAASLLTLFLNMGAQLGFYTILIAHIMFCLSFVVTAVKARVMSMDPRLEQAAQDLYAGPVQTFLRVTLPIAAPGIAAGALLSFALSFDDFIITNFNAGSTVTFPMFVWGSAQRGTPVQINVIGTTMFLVAVLLVLVSMAITNRRNKVKA; via the coding sequence ATGGCCGTCGTACGCTGGTTCAAGCGTCATTTCGTCGTCATCGCGGGCCTGTTGACCCTCGGATATCTCCTCCTTCCGAACGTCATCGTCACGGTGTTCTCCTTCAACAAGCCGAAGGGGCGCTTCAATTACGAGTGGCAGCAGTTCTCGCTGGACGCCTGGGAGAAGCCGTGCGGTGTCGCCGACATGTGCGGCTCGCTCTCCATCAGCCTCCAGATCGCCGTCTGGGCCACCATCGGCGCCACGCTGCTCGGCACGATGATCGCCTTCGCGCTGGTCCGCTACCGCTTCCGCGCCCGCGGCGCGATCAACTCGCTGATCTTCCTGCCGATGGCGATGCCCGAGGTCGTCATGGCGGCCTCGCTGCTCACCCTGTTCCTCAACATGGGCGCCCAGCTGGGCTTCTACACCATCCTGATCGCCCACATCATGTTCTGCCTCAGCTTCGTCGTCACCGCCGTCAAGGCCCGCGTGATGTCGATGGACCCGCGCCTGGAACAGGCCGCCCAGGACCTCTACGCCGGCCCGGTGCAGACGTTCCTGCGCGTCACCCTGCCCATCGCGGCCCCCGGAATCGCGGCAGGCGCGCTGCTTTCCTTCGCGCTCTCCTTCGACGACTTCATCATCACCAATTTCAACGCGGGTTCGACCGTTACCTTCCCCATGTTCGTCTGGGGTTCGGCACAGCGCGGCACACCCGTTCAGATCAATGTCATCGGTACGACCATGTTCCTCGTCGCCGTATTGTTGGTCCTCGTCTCCATGGCGATCACCAACCGCCGCAACAAGGTAAAGGCATAA
- a CDS encoding ABC transporter permease, with translation MAAVTEAPPLAPAPEEKPPRKKRGRWTPYWLLLPGILWLIVFFALPMIYQGSTSIQTGSLEDGYKVTWHFVTYWDSLSEYWPQFLRSVFYAAAATILCLLLGYPLAYLIAFRAGRWRNLIMILVIAPFFTSFLIRTLAWKTILADSGPVVSVLNTLHVLDVTNWLGWTSGDRVLATPLAVVCGLTYNFLPFMVLPLYTSLERIDGRLHEAAGDLYAKPFTTFRKVTFPLSMPGVVSGTLLTFIPAAGDYVNAELLGSTDTRMIGNVIQTQFLRILDYPTAAALSFILMAAILAMVTIYIRKSGTEDLV, from the coding sequence ATGGCCGCTGTCACCGAGGCGCCGCCCCTGGCGCCCGCGCCGGAGGAGAAGCCGCCGCGCAAGAAGAGGGGCCGCTGGACGCCGTACTGGCTGCTGCTGCCCGGCATTCTCTGGCTGATCGTCTTCTTCGCGCTGCCGATGATCTACCAGGGCTCCACGTCGATCCAGACGGGCTCCCTGGAGGACGGCTACAAGGTCACCTGGCACTTCGTGACCTACTGGGACTCGCTGTCCGAGTACTGGCCGCAGTTCCTGCGCTCGGTCTTCTACGCCGCCGCCGCGACCATCCTCTGTCTGCTGCTGGGGTACCCGCTGGCGTACCTCATCGCGTTCCGCGCGGGACGCTGGCGGAACCTGATCATGATCCTGGTGATCGCGCCGTTCTTCACCAGCTTCCTGATCCGGACCCTCGCCTGGAAGACGATCCTCGCGGACAGCGGCCCGGTCGTCAGCGTCCTCAACACGCTGCACGTCCTGGACGTCACCAACTGGCTCGGCTGGACCTCCGGCGACCGCGTCCTCGCGACACCGCTAGCCGTGGTGTGCGGACTGACGTACAACTTCCTGCCGTTCATGGTGCTTCCGCTCTACACCTCGCTGGAGCGCATCGACGGACGGCTGCACGAGGCGGCCGGCGACCTCTACGCCAAGCCGTTCACCACCTTCCGCAAGGTCACCTTCCCGCTGTCGATGCCCGGCGTCGTCTCCGGCACCCTGCTGACCTTCATCCCGGCGGCCGGTGACTACGTCAACGCGGAACTCCTCGGCTCCACCGACACCCGCATGATCGGAAACGTCATCCAGACGCAGTTCCTGCGCATTCTGGATTACCCGACAGCGGCCGCGCTCTCCTTCATCCTCATGGCCGCCATCCTCGCCATGGTGACCATCTACATTCGCAAGTCCGGGACGGAGGATCTGGTTTAA
- a CDS encoding ABC transporter ATP-binding protein, translating into MNTKDNSGDVRLSGISKTYDNGFTAVQPLDLTVPQGSFFALLGASGCGKTTTLRMIAGLEEPSSGTVHLGDQEVTDLPPYKRPVNTVFQSYALFPHLDIFENVAFGLRRRGIKSVKQQVVDMLDLVQLGEQARKKPHQLSGGQQQRVAVARALINTPKVLLLDEPLGALDLKLRRQMQLELKRIQTEVGITFIHVTHDQEEAMTMADTVAVMNAGRVEQLGSPSDLYENPNTTFVANFLGTSNLIEAEVDSKSGDDIILKAGGGKLVLPEARCSAPTTTGGKVLVGVRPEKITLTHADDAGEIPAGRNRITGKIADSSFIGVSTQYVIDSPVCPEFEVYAQNIDRDLRLRPGADVVLHWNPAHTFGLDAAQDIDAGVDIEEEAA; encoded by the coding sequence ATGAACACCAAGGACAACAGCGGCGATGTCCGCCTCTCCGGTATCAGCAAGACCTACGACAACGGCTTCACCGCCGTACAGCCGCTCGACCTGACCGTCCCCCAGGGCTCCTTCTTCGCCCTGCTCGGCGCCTCGGGCTGCGGCAAGACCACCACCCTGCGCATGATCGCCGGCCTGGAGGAACCTTCCTCCGGCACCGTCCACCTCGGCGACCAGGAAGTCACCGACCTCCCGCCCTACAAGCGGCCGGTGAACACCGTCTTCCAGTCGTACGCCCTCTTCCCGCACCTCGACATCTTCGAGAACGTCGCCTTCGGTCTGCGCCGGCGCGGCATCAAGTCGGTGAAGCAGCAGGTCGTCGACATGCTCGACCTGGTCCAACTCGGCGAGCAGGCCCGCAAGAAGCCGCACCAGCTCTCCGGCGGTCAGCAGCAGCGTGTCGCCGTGGCCCGCGCGCTGATCAACACCCCCAAGGTGCTCCTCCTCGACGAGCCCCTCGGCGCCCTCGACCTCAAGCTGCGCCGCCAGATGCAGCTGGAGCTCAAGCGCATCCAGACCGAGGTCGGCATCACCTTCATCCACGTCACGCACGACCAGGAGGAGGCCATGACCATGGCCGACACGGTCGCCGTGATGAACGCGGGCCGCGTCGAGCAGCTCGGCTCGCCCAGCGACCTCTACGAGAACCCCAACACCACCTTCGTCGCCAACTTCCTCGGCACCTCCAACCTGATCGAGGCCGAGGTCGACTCCAAGAGCGGCGACGACATCATCCTCAAGGCGGGCGGCGGCAAGCTCGTCCTCCCCGAGGCGCGATGTTCGGCGCCCACGACGACCGGCGGCAAGGTCCTGGTCGGCGTACGCCCCGAGAAGATCACCCTCACGCACGCCGACGACGCCGGCGAGATCCCGGCCGGCCGCAACCGCATCACCGGCAAGATCGCCGACTCCAGCTTCATCGGCGTCTCCACCCAGTACGTCATCGACAGCCCGGTCTGCCCCGAGTTCGAGGTCTACGCCCAGAACATCGACCGCGACCTCCGGCTGCGTCCCGGCGCCGACGTCGTCCTGCACTGGAACCCGGCCCACACCTTCGGCCTCGACGCGGCGCAGGACATCGACGCGGGCGTCGACATCGAGGAGGAGGCCGCCTGA
- a CDS encoding ABC transporter substrate-binding protein, with protein MKQYEPDRLTPAEVAAVRRSFRKSRSAMTRRSVLRASAGGALAVGGLGALSGCGIPAAGKTQGGVSADDHSATEKEIDFSNWPEYIDTDESGNHRPTLDAFTKRTGIKVKYTEDINDNDEFFGKIQPQLAAGQSTGRDLIVLTDWLAARMIRLGYVQKLDASNLPHAYANLSDQFRSPDWDPGRAYSYVWQGISTVIAYNKKALDGVEVKSISDLLDNPKLKGRVGFLTEMRDSVGMTMLDMGKDPAKFTTDDYDAVIARLQKAVDKGQIRRFTGNDYTSDLTKGDFAACVAWGGDIVQLQADNPDVGYVIPAAGYMTSTDNMLIPNKARHKTNAERLIDYYYEPEPAAELAAYVNYVSPVADVKPYLAKIDKSAASNPLILPDKAMAAKSHAFRSLSSKEETAYQQKFAKLTGA; from the coding sequence ATGAAGCAGTACGAGCCCGACCGCCTGACCCCGGCCGAAGTGGCCGCCGTGCGGCGCAGCTTCCGCAAGAGCCGGTCCGCCATGACCCGCCGTTCGGTGCTGCGCGCCTCCGCGGGCGGCGCGCTCGCGGTCGGCGGACTCGGGGCCCTGAGCGGCTGCGGGATCCCCGCGGCAGGCAAGACGCAGGGCGGCGTGTCCGCCGACGACCACTCGGCCACGGAGAAGGAGATCGACTTCTCCAACTGGCCCGAGTACATCGACACGGACGAGAGCGGCAACCACCGTCCGACGCTGGACGCGTTCACCAAGCGGACCGGCATCAAGGTCAAGTACACCGAGGACATCAACGACAACGACGAGTTCTTCGGCAAGATCCAGCCGCAGCTCGCCGCCGGCCAGTCCACCGGCCGCGACCTGATCGTCCTCACCGACTGGCTGGCCGCCCGCATGATCCGCCTGGGCTACGTCCAGAAACTGGACGCGTCGAACCTGCCGCACGCCTACGCCAACCTGTCGGACCAGTTCCGCAGCCCCGACTGGGACCCGGGCCGGGCCTACTCGTACGTGTGGCAGGGCATCTCGACCGTCATCGCCTACAACAAGAAGGCGCTCGACGGCGTCGAGGTGAAGTCGATCTCCGACCTCCTCGACAACCCCAAGCTCAAGGGCCGCGTCGGCTTCCTCACGGAGATGCGCGACAGCGTCGGCATGACGATGCTCGACATGGGCAAGGACCCGGCGAAGTTCACCACCGACGACTACGACGCGGTCATCGCCCGCCTCCAGAAGGCCGTCGACAAGGGCCAGATCCGCCGCTTCACCGGCAACGACTACACGTCCGACCTCACCAAGGGCGACTTCGCCGCGTGCGTCGCCTGGGGCGGCGACATCGTGCAGCTCCAGGCGGACAACCCGGACGTCGGTTACGTCATCCCCGCCGCCGGCTACATGACGTCGACCGACAACATGCTGATCCCCAACAAGGCGCGCCACAAGACGAACGCCGAGCGGCTCATCGACTACTACTACGAGCCCGAGCCGGCCGCCGAACTCGCCGCCTACGTCAACTACGTCAGCCCGGTCGCGGACGTGAAGCCCTATCTCGCCAAGATCGACAAGTCGGCGGCGAGCAACCCGCTGATCCTTCCCGACAAGGCCATGGCGGCCAAGTCCCACGCCTTCCGCTCCCTGAGCTCGAAGGAAGAGACGGCCTACCAGCAGAAGTTCGCAAAGCTCACAGGGGCGTGA
- a CDS encoding gamma-aminobutyraldehyde dehydrogenase, protein MHNPGSVTPERFPAQEYFADGAQFIAGRLTKGTSGHTHTVVDPATGEDVYTYELAGTDDVDAAVAAARAAFPGWSGATPGERSDALHRFAAVLAERADDFARAESLQCGKPLKLTREFDIPGTIDNTAFFAGAARHLQGQSAGEYSGDHTSYVRREPIGVVGSIAPWNYPLQMAAWKILPAIAAGNTIVLKPAELTPLTSLMFAQAATEAGIPDGVINIITGAGKVAGEHLVGHPDVAMTSFTGSTAVGKRVAEIATATVKRLHLELGGKAPFVVFDDADLDAAVNGAVAGSLINTGQDCTAATRAYVQRPLYDAFVQKTAALMASVRVGDPFAPGTDLGPLISHVQRDRVAGFVDRARDYARVVTGGEAPQGDLKNGAYYRPTLVADAAQDSEIVQSELFGPVLVVLPFDTDDEGIALANDTPYGLAASAWSRDVYRANRATREIKAGCVWINDHIPIISEMPHGGYKASGFGKDMSAYSFEEYTQIKHVMFDNTAVARKDWHRTIFGDR, encoded by the coding sequence ATGCACAACCCGGGCAGCGTCACCCCGGAACGATTCCCCGCACAGGAGTACTTCGCGGACGGCGCGCAGTTCATCGCGGGCCGCCTGACCAAGGGCACCTCAGGTCACACCCACACCGTCGTCGACCCGGCCACCGGCGAGGACGTCTACACGTACGAGCTGGCCGGGACCGACGACGTGGACGCCGCCGTGGCCGCCGCGCGCGCCGCGTTCCCGGGCTGGTCGGGGGCCACGCCCGGCGAGCGCTCCGACGCGCTGCACCGTTTCGCCGCCGTACTCGCCGAGCGCGCGGACGACTTCGCCCGCGCCGAGTCCCTCCAGTGCGGCAAGCCGCTGAAGCTCACCCGTGAGTTCGACATCCCGGGAACGATTGACAACACGGCCTTCTTCGCCGGTGCCGCACGGCACTTGCAGGGGCAGTCCGCCGGTGAGTACTCCGGCGACCACACGTCGTACGTACGCCGTGAACCCATCGGCGTCGTCGGCTCCATCGCGCCCTGGAACTATCCCCTCCAGATGGCCGCCTGGAAGATCCTCCCGGCGATCGCCGCGGGCAACACGATCGTCCTGAAGCCCGCCGAGCTGACCCCGCTCACCTCGCTGATGTTCGCGCAGGCCGCCACCGAGGCCGGCATCCCAGACGGTGTCATCAACATCATCACCGGCGCGGGGAAGGTCGCCGGCGAGCATCTCGTCGGTCACCCGGACGTGGCCATGACGTCCTTCACGGGGTCCACCGCCGTCGGCAAGCGCGTTGCCGAGATCGCGACCGCCACCGTCAAGCGCCTCCACCTGGAGCTGGGCGGCAAGGCACCCTTCGTGGTCTTCGACGACGCGGATCTCGACGCCGCCGTCAACGGAGCCGTCGCCGGTTCGCTCATCAACACCGGGCAGGACTGCACGGCCGCCACGCGCGCGTACGTGCAGCGGCCCCTCTACGACGCGTTCGTCCAGAAGACCGCCGCCCTCATGGCGAGCGTCCGGGTCGGCGATCCCTTCGCCCCGGGCACCGACCTCGGGCCGCTGATCTCGCACGTGCAGCGCGACCGCGTCGCCGGATTCGTCGACCGGGCGCGTGACTACGCGCGCGTGGTGACCGGCGGCGAGGCTCCTCAGGGAGATCTCAAGAACGGCGCGTACTATCGCCCCACCCTGGTCGCGGACGCCGCCCAGGACAGCGAGATCGTGCAGTCCGAGCTGTTCGGCCCGGTCCTCGTGGTCCTGCCCTTCGACACCGACGACGAAGGTATCGCGCTCGCCAACGACACCCCGTACGGCCTCGCCGCCTCCGCGTGGAGCCGGGATGTCTACCGGGCCAACCGCGCGACCCGCGAGATCAAGGCCGGGTGCGTGTGGATCAACGACCACATCCCGATCATCAGCGAGATGCCCCACGGCGGATACAAGGCGTCCGGCTTCGGCAAGGACATGTCCGCCTACTCGTTCGAGGAATACACGCAGATCAAGCACGTCATGTTCGACAACACCGCAGTGGCCAGGAAGGACTGGCACCGCACGATCTTCGGGGACCGATAG
- a CDS encoding NADAR family protein, giving the protein MDRITGKLAAGAAEKIDSREALIREVRAGTRVKYLHFWGHRPRPDGRVSASCLSQWWPSPFTVDGVTYATAEHWMMAGKARLFGDEDALARVLAAGHPSQAKNAGRLVRGFDESIWARERFGIVVEGSVHKFAGDAELRAFLLGTGDRVLVEASPVDRVWGIGLAADDVAAGDPERWRGANLLGFALMGARGRLGVG; this is encoded by the coding sequence ATGGACAGGATCACGGGGAAGCTCGCGGCGGGGGCCGCGGAAAAGATCGATTCGCGGGAAGCCCTGATCAGGGAAGTGCGCGCGGGGACCAGGGTCAAGTACCTGCACTTCTGGGGCCACCGGCCCCGCCCGGACGGCCGCGTGAGCGCGAGCTGTCTGAGCCAGTGGTGGCCGTCGCCGTTCACCGTGGACGGGGTGACGTATGCGACCGCCGAGCACTGGATGATGGCGGGGAAAGCGCGGCTGTTCGGCGACGAGGACGCCCTTGCGCGGGTACTGGCCGCGGGGCATCCGTCTCAGGCCAAGAACGCGGGGCGGCTGGTGCGGGGGTTCGACGAGTCGATCTGGGCGCGGGAGCGGTTCGGGATCGTCGTCGAGGGGAGCGTCCACAAGTTCGCGGGGGATGCGGAACTGCGGGCGTTTCTGCTGGGCACGGGGGATCGGGTGCTGGTGGAGGCGAGTCCTGTGGACCGGGTGTGGGGGATCGGGCTGGCCGCGGATGATGTGGCGGCCGGGGATCCCGAGCGGTGGCGGGGGGCTAATTTGTTGGGGTTTGCGTTGATGGGGGCGCGGGGGCGGTTGGGGGTGGGATGA
- a CDS encoding DUF4190 domain-containing protein, whose product MGDQTQPDAGAGANRDPWAAPESRPSLEKGTQQPAPAHQPHPQDQPPPQPQSPSVHNQATVTAMPAEGFAPPGSAAAPASGYGPPGTPPGLPTYGAPGYGQPNTPGGYAQPGPPNGPGPGMPGGPGMPGGYGYPGYPQGYGWPGMPMAPQNNMGTAAMVLGILSCCLFCIYGVVSLVLGVTAIILGVKGKKRADRGEATNRGQAQAGFITGIIGTVLGVLTVAALIATIVFAIKHGDSTDTSDTDPFYNSAPSLTAPALPQT is encoded by the coding sequence GTGGGGGACCAGACACAGCCGGATGCCGGTGCGGGAGCTAACCGCGACCCGTGGGCAGCACCGGAGAGCAGGCCATCGCTGGAGAAGGGCACTCAGCAACCCGCCCCGGCCCACCAGCCCCACCCGCAGGACCAGCCCCCGCCGCAGCCGCAGTCACCGTCCGTGCACAACCAGGCGACCGTGACCGCCATGCCGGCCGAAGGCTTCGCCCCACCCGGTTCGGCCGCAGCCCCCGCATCCGGCTACGGCCCACCCGGCACACCCCCAGGCCTCCCCACCTACGGCGCCCCCGGCTACGGCCAGCCCAACACCCCCGGCGGCTACGCCCAACCCGGCCCACCGAACGGCCCCGGCCCCGGAATGCCCGGCGGCCCGGGAATGCCGGGTGGCTACGGCTACCCCGGTTACCCGCAGGGCTACGGCTGGCCCGGTATGCCGATGGCCCCGCAGAACAACATGGGCACCGCGGCGATGGTGCTGGGCATCCTGTCCTGCTGCCTGTTCTGCATCTACGGCGTCGTCTCCCTGGTCCTCGGTGTCACCGCGATCATCCTCGGCGTCAAGGGCAAGAAGCGCGCCGACCGGGGCGAGGCGACGAACCGTGGTCAGGCTCAGGCGGGTTTCATCACGGGCATCATCGGGACCGTCCTGGGTGTCCTCACGGTCGCCGCGTTGATCGCCACCATCGTCTTCGCCATCAAGCACGGAGACAGCACCGACACCTCGGACACCGACCCCTTCTACAACTCCGCCCCCAGCCTGACGGCCCCGGCCCTACCCCAGACCTAA
- a CDS encoding adenosine deaminase, producing the protein MSDQSSDHSAATAAGHARQARDLHAFIAGLPKAELHVHHVGSASPRIVSELAARHSDSKVPTDPEALVDYFSFTDFAHFIDVYLSVVDLIRTPEDVRLLTYEVARDMARQQVRYAELTITPFSSTRRGIDERAFMDAIEDARKAAEAEFGTVLRWCFDIPGEAGLEAAEETARLATDDRVRPEGLVSFGLGGPEIGVPRPQFKPYFDRAIAAGLHSVPHAGETTGPETVWDALNDLRAERIGHGTTSAQDPKLLAHLAEHGIALEVCPTSNIATRAVRTLDEHPIKEFVRAGVLVTINSDDPPMFGTDLNNEYAVAARLLDLDERGVADLAKNAVRASFLDAAGKARIDDEIDTYTSAWLAP; encoded by the coding sequence TTGTCCGACCAGAGCTCCGACCACAGCGCCGCAACCGCCGCCGGCCACGCCCGTCAGGCCCGTGACCTGCATGCCTTTATCGCCGGGCTGCCGAAGGCCGAGCTGCATGTCCATCACGTCGGCTCCGCCTCCCCGCGGATCGTCTCGGAGCTGGCCGCCCGGCACTCCGACTCCAAGGTGCCCACCGACCCCGAGGCCCTGGTCGACTACTTCAGCTTCACGGACTTCGCGCACTTCATCGACGTGTACCTGTCCGTGGTCGACCTCATCCGCACGCCGGAGGACGTACGGCTGCTGACCTACGAGGTCGCCCGGGACATGGCCCGGCAGCAGGTGCGGTACGCCGAGTTGACCATCACGCCGTTCTCGTCGACCCGGCGCGGGATCGACGAGCGGGCCTTCATGGACGCGATCGAGGATGCCCGCAAGGCGGCCGAGGCGGAGTTCGGGACCGTGCTGCGGTGGTGCTTCGACATTCCCGGGGAGGCGGGGCTCGAAGCCGCCGAGGAGACCGCGCGGCTCGCCACCGACGACCGGGTGCGGCCGGAGGGGCTGGTGTCGTTCGGGCTCGGCGGGCCGGAGATCGGGGTGCCGCGGCCGCAGTTCAAGCCGTACTTCGACCGGGCCATCGCCGCCGGCCTGCACTCCGTGCCGCACGCCGGTGAAACCACCGGCCCCGAGACGGTGTGGGACGCCCTGAACGACCTGCGCGCCGAGCGCATCGGCCACGGCACCACCTCCGCCCAGGACCCCAAGCTGCTCGCGCATCTCGCCGAGCACGGCATCGCGCTGGAGGTCTGCCCGACCTCCAACATCGCCACCCGCGCGGTCCGCACGCTGGACGAGCACCCGATCAAGGAGTTCGTCCGCGCCGGGGTCCTCGTCACGATCAACTCCGACGACCCGCCGATGTTCGGCACCGACCTCAACAACGAGTACGCGGTCGCCGCCCGTCTCCTCGACCTCGACGAGCGCGGTGTCGCCGACCTCGCGAAGAACGCCGTGCGGGCCTCCTTCCTCGACGCGGCCGGCAAGGCCCGGATCGACGACGAGATCGACACCTACACCTCGGCGTGGCTCGCCCCCTGA
- a CDS encoding glycerophosphodiester phosphodiesterase, with protein MQNVTAVGHRGDPYRVRENTIDSLRSALDQGADAVEFDVRLTRDGVPVLLHDETLKRLWELERPLKSLSVDEVRGLTDGRVPTLVEALAATEGSRVMVDLPGPADPRAVRRVVDVIRECGADDRAYYCAGADAMLAVRAADPSAEIALTWTSLAPPRPAVLEAVRPRWLNYRFTLVDRDLTARVHRDGYLLSVWTPDTRRSMRRLLDMGVDSITTNRVDVLCGLRKKS; from the coding sequence ATGCAGAACGTGACCGCCGTGGGCCATCGCGGCGACCCCTACCGTGTCCGCGAGAACACCATCGACTCGCTGCGTTCCGCGCTCGACCAGGGCGCGGACGCCGTCGAGTTCGACGTACGGCTGACCCGTGACGGCGTCCCCGTGCTGCTGCACGACGAGACGCTGAAACGGCTGTGGGAGCTGGAACGGCCGCTGAAGTCGCTGTCGGTGGACGAGGTGCGCGGGCTCACGGACGGCCGGGTACCGACGCTGGTCGAGGCGCTGGCCGCGACCGAGGGCAGCCGGGTGATGGTCGACCTGCCCGGGCCCGCCGACCCGAGGGCCGTGCGCCGGGTCGTGGACGTGATCCGGGAGTGCGGGGCCGACGACCGGGCGTACTACTGCGCGGGCGCCGACGCGATGCTCGCCGTCCGTGCCGCCGATCCTTCCGCCGAGATCGCCCTGACCTGGACCTCACTCGCGCCGCCGCGCCCGGCGGTGCTCGAAGCGGTACGGCCGCGCTGGCTCAACTACCGCTTCACACTGGTCGATCGAGACCTCACCGCCCGAGTCCACCGCGACGGCTACCTCCTGTCGGTCTGGACCCCGGACACCCGCCGCTCGATGCGCCGCCTCCTCGACATGGGCGTCGACTCGATCACCACCAATCGCGTCGACGTGCTCTGCGGGCTCAGGAAGAAGAGCTGA
- a CDS encoding NADPH-dependent F420 reductase yields the protein MRIGILGTGGMADALGTQWLRAGHEVLFGGRDLGRAEALARRRGGLAGGFREAADFGTGAVLVALPWDAAAEVARQLPLAGRVLIDCANPVGAGFRLLTAGGPSAAEQLAAAAGPEARVVKAFNLCHEDVWRLTPPVFDGRPLGVPLSGDDAEAFAVVGQLVRDVGCEPFAAGELGQGAGLLEATAALLIRLWAGERADAQSIAPPRELAGRQGASLSSSS from the coding sequence ATGCGCATAGGAATTCTCGGCACCGGCGGCATGGCGGACGCGCTGGGCACGCAGTGGCTCCGGGCCGGACATGAAGTCCTGTTCGGCGGGCGGGACTTGGGGCGGGCGGAGGCACTGGCCCGGCGGCGGGGAGGCCTGGCCGGCGGCTTCCGCGAGGCCGCCGACTTCGGCACCGGTGCCGTACTGGTGGCGTTGCCCTGGGACGCCGCGGCGGAAGTGGCCCGGCAACTCCCCTTGGCGGGCAGGGTGTTGATCGACTGCGCGAACCCCGTCGGCGCCGGCTTCCGCCTGCTCACCGCGGGCGGCCCCTCCGCCGCCGAACAACTCGCCGCCGCAGCCGGTCCCGAGGCCCGCGTCGTCAAGGCGTTCAACCTCTGCCACGAGGACGTCTGGCGTCTGACGCCGCCGGTGTTCGACGGCCGCCCGCTCGGTGTGCCGCTGAGCGGCGACGACGCCGAAGCCTTCGCGGTCGTAGGGCAGTTGGTGCGGGATGTGGGCTGCGAGCCGTTCGCGGCGGGGGAGTTGGGCCAGGGGGCGGGACTGCTGGAGGCGACCGCCGCGTTGCTGATCCGGCTCTGGGCGGGGGAGAGGGCGGACGCTCAGTCCATCGCCCCGCCAAGGGAGTTGGCGGGGCGACAGGGCGCGTCCCTCAGCTCTTCTTCCTGA
- a CDS encoding winged helix-turn-helix transcriptional regulator, whose protein sequence is MWCVTSDSTNPTDSVFLADCRARLAFDLLGNTWNCVVLWALRHGPRRPGELRGRIGGISQKVLTETLRRLEFNGLVARRSYGGSPPRVEYELTTLGRTLLDPIDAFGAWAFEHGDEVMAAQDSYPGRVTPGTSEPPSPRRPGSCG, encoded by the coding sequence ATGTGGTGCGTGACCTCAGACTCGACGAACCCGACGGACTCGGTGTTCCTCGCCGACTGCCGGGCCCGGCTCGCCTTCGACCTGCTGGGCAACACCTGGAACTGCGTGGTGCTGTGGGCCCTGCGGCACGGGCCTCGACGGCCGGGTGAGTTGCGCGGGCGGATCGGCGGGATCAGCCAGAAGGTGCTGACGGAGACGTTGCGGCGGCTGGAGTTCAACGGGCTCGTGGCGCGGCGGTCGTACGGTGGTTCGCCACCGCGTGTGGAGTACGAACTCACCACGCTGGGACGGACGTTGCTCGACCCGATCGACGCGTTCGGGGCGTGGGCGTTCGAGCACGGTGACGAGGTCATGGCCGCGCAGGACAGCTACCCGGGCCGCGTCACACCCGGGACTTCTGAACCACCGTCGCCGCGTCGGCCGGGGTCGTGCGGGTGA